The Halobaculum magnesiiphilum genome contains the following window.
CCCGTACAGCACGTGGGCCGCGAGACTGAGGGTGTCGAGGTTCGGGAGCGGCGGGGTCGCGGGCGAGCCGACCGCCGCGAGCCACGCCGGCATCACGAGGGCCGCGAGGACCGCCCAGAGCGCGACGCCGTAGCCGACCCCGAGCAGCGTCGAGCGTGTCGGGTCGACGACGCCGAGGGCGTTCGCGAGCGCGACGAACCCCACGCCGAGGACCGCGCCGTGGCTCACGTGGACGATCCAGCCGGCGAGCCCGCCGGAGAGTCCGTACAGCGAGGGGATCGCGACCTCCAGCGCCGCCGGCGCGAACAGCGAGAACGCCGCGCCCATCGCGATCCCGGCGAGCGCGCCCGCCGCGACGCCGCCGCGCCAGCCGGTCCCGACCGTCTCGATCTCCGGTTCCGCCGTCGTCGCCGTTCGTGTCTGTGTCGCCATAGCGTCACGTATGGACGCGTGCTCCGGGGATAGCCGTACGTACACGATGCGGCCCCGACAGGTCGGGCACCCTCCCCGGCGACCCGGAGCACCGTCGTCGCCCGGTCCGTCGGCCGACTCGGCCGGCGTCCACGCGACCGCCACGGCACCCGTAACTTCAAAGCTCAAGAGGCGAAAGTACGATCGTGTCGACGACGGACGGTCACCTGCGCTTCTTCCCGTACGACGAGCCGTACCCGAACCAGGAGGAGGCGATGGACCGGATCGCCAACTCGCTGGAGCGCGGGCAGGACGTGCTGTTCGAGGGCGCGCCGGGGACCGGCAAGACGCTCTCGGCGCTGGTGCCCGC
Protein-coding sequences here:
- a CDS encoding histidine kinase, with amino-acid sequence MATQTRTATTAEPEIETVGTGWRGGVAAGALAGIAMGAAFSLFAPAALEVAIPSLYGLSGGLAGWIVHVSHGAVLGVGFVALANALGVVDPTRSTLLGVGYGVALWAVLAALVMPAWLAAVGSPATPPLPNLDTLSLAAHVLYGAVLGAALPSLRSL